The genomic window CCGGAGGACATCGTCCTCTCCCCGGACGGCAAGACGCTCTGGATCGCCGACATCGGCGACAACGGCGTCCGGAAATCACCGCCGTCCACCCGCCCGACTGTCGCGCTGTGGAGCATGCCGGCCGACGGCTCGGAGAAACCGGTCATCCACCGGCTCAGCTACCCGTCCGGCGACAAGCACGACGCCGAGGCCCTGATCTTCGACGGTGACGGCACGCCGCTCATCGTGACCAAGGAGATCGGTGCGGACGCCGGCATCTACAAGCCGACCGGCGCACTGAAGCCGAACTCCAAGGCCGGCGTGCCGATGGAGAAGGTCGGCTCCCTCAAGCTCTCGGCCACCGAGACGGCCGGCAACCCGATCGCCCGGATCGGCAACAAGACCATCACCGGTGGCGCGGTCACCCAGGGCGCGACGAAGGTGGTGCTCCGCACCTACACCGACGCGCTCGAATGGGACGTGACCAACGGTGACGTGCTCGGCGCGCTGAAGAAGACGCCGCGCACGACCGGCCTGCCCAACGAGCCGCTCGGCGAATCGATCGCCTACAGCACCGACGGCAAGCTCTTCTACACCGTCTCCGACATGAGCGGCGACACCGAGACCGCGAACCACATCCGGGAGTACACGCCGGCCACCACGATCGCGCAGAAGTCGGAGAAGTCCGCTTCCACCGACACCGGGACCGCCTGGTACCTGGACCCCGACAAGCTGGCCTACGCGGTCGGTGGTGTCGGCCTGTTCGGTCTGCTGCTGGTCGCCGCCGGTGTCTTCGGCATCGTGCGGTTCCGGAAATCGCCGCAGCCCTCGGCCGCTCTGATGTCCGACAGCCACCCCTCCGGCGGGATCAACACCGGCGACCCGGAGACCGAGCTGATCGGCGTCGGCGGGGCGCCGCAGCGCGGACCCTCCTACTCCGGCCGGCCCGGTGGTGGCGGTGGCCCGGTCTACGGCGCGAAGTCCGGCCCGCCGGCCGGTGGCCAGCGTGGCAACGGCCCGGTGTACGGCAACCAGGGCGGCGGTGCTCAGGCCGGTGGCGCTCCGGGTGGCCAGGGCGGTCGTCCCGGCGGTCAGCCGCCGCGTGGCCCGCAGCAGCCGCCCGCACGTGGCCCGCAGCAGCAGGGCCAGCGCAACCCGCAGCAGCCGCCGCGTGGCCCGCAGCCGCCTCAGCGCGGCGGTGCTCCGCAGCCGCCCGCCCGTGGCCCGCAGCCGCCCGCCCGTGGTCCCCAGCAGCAGCCGCCGCGTGCTCCGCAGCCGCCGCGTGGCCCGCAGCAGCAGCAGCCCGGCCGTGGCCCGCAGCAGCAGCCGCCGCGTGGTCCCCAGCAGGGTGGCCCGCCGCGTAACCCGCAGCAGCCCCCGCGCGGTCCGCAGCAGTCCGGCGGCCGTGGACCGCAGCAGGGTCCGCCGCCCGGTGGCCGTGGTGGCAACGGTCAGGGCCCGCCGCGTGGCCCGCAGCCCGGCGGTGGCGTCTACGGCGGAGGCCCCGGCCCCACCGGGCGCTGATCCGGACGGCTCCTCGTGAGCCGGCTGTTCGCGGCGCGCGAGCTTGTTCGACGTACCGACGCAAGGTTTTGATCGGCCGGTTCCGAGTTGCGGAACCGGCCGTCTTGCATCCGGGGGTTTGTCCTGGTCAGACTCGGCGGAGCACCGCCACCACGCGGCCCATGATGGTGGCGTCGTCGCCGGGGATCGGGTCGAAGGCGGGGTTGGCCGGCATCAGCCAGACGTGCCCGTCGCGCTGGCGGTAGCTCTTCACCGTCGCCTCACCGTCGATCATCGCGGCCACTATGTCGCCCGCCTCGGCGTTGGGCTGCTGGCGCACGACCACCCAGTCGCCGTTGCAGATCGCCGCGTCGATCATCGAGTCGCCCTTGACCTCGAGCATGAAGACGTCGCCCTCGCCGACCAGCTCGCGCGGCAGCGGGAAGAACTCCTCGATCGACTGCTCGGCCAGGATCGGGCCACCGGCGGCGATCCGGCCGAGGAGCGGCACGTAGGCCGGCTGGGGCCGGGCCGCCCGCAGCGTCTCGTCGTCGACCATCTCGCTGGGGCCGCGAACGTCCACCGCGCGCGGCCGGTTCGGGTCGCGCCGCAGGTAGCCCTTGGTCTCCAGGGCCTTCAGCTGGTAGGCCACGCTGGACGGGGAGACCAGGCCGACCGCCTCGCCGATCTCGCGCACGCTGGGCGGGTAACCGTACTTCTCCACCCAGGTCCGGATGAACTCGAGGATCCGCCGCTGACGGGCGGTGAGGTCGGTGGCGACCACCTCCGGGACGTTACCGACCGGGGTGACCGAACGTAATTGCGGCGGCTCGCCAGCGCGGGACCGGCTCGCGCCGGTGGTGCGTCGGCGGGCGGTCTCGGGCTTCCTGATCTGATGCTGCTGGCTCGTCCGGTCGTCGGTCGACACGTCCGCCCTCCCTGTCGGCCAGTGCCTGGTCGGCACGTGGTGCGTCGCGGAGCCGGGCGGCGCCGTGGGGATGGCGACCGCCGGCTGACCCCTCTTCACGGAAAACCTAGTGTGCAGGTCCGACATATTCAAACATCTGTACGAGATTTCCCCGGCGTGTCGCTCCGAAAGACTCGACTTCCGTACCTGTGTTCTGATAGACCGTCGTACGGGCGTTCTATCGAACGTGTGTCCGAAAGGGGTTAGTCATGACTGTCAGTGGTGCTCGACACGCGGAGCCCTCGTTGCGGCTCACCCGCCGTGGCCGGATCGTGCTTCTGGGTCTCTTTCTCATGACGTCCGTCATGGCCAGTGTCATCCTCTTCACGACCGCCTCCCAGGGCTGATCCGCCGCCCGGATTTGATCTCCGCAGAGTGCTCTGCCCGATTCTCCGGCGCGTCGTGTCACGTGATCCGGCCGCACCGCGTGATCGTGACATCACCGCTGGTGGTGAGGTGGAAAATACGGCGCGTCGGCATGCTGGTGAACTTGCATCGGCGTCCGCCGAGGCCTAGCGTCTACCCCAACATCTAGTGGTCACACGGATGTAAGTCATCCACAGGTTGGGTTTCCTTCTACCTGGTTATCCACATGTCATCCACAGCGCAGCCGATCGTTTCGACGATGGTTCCGCTGCGTTTTGCCATGCCCGGAGCTGGTCGAGAAGGTGCCGGAGGGAGATTCGCGTGCGCTGCCCGTACTGTCGCCATGCCGATTCACGCGTGGTCGACTCACGTGAGGCCGACGACGGTCAGCTGATCCGTCGCCGCCGTTCGTGCACCGAGTGCGGCAAGCGGTTCACCACCGTCGAGGAGGCCGTCCTCGCGGTGGTCAAGCGCAGCGGTGTCACCGAGCCCTTCAGCCGAACCAAGATCATGAGTGGCGTTCGCAAGGCCTGCCAGGGCCGGCCCGTCGACGAGGACTCGATCGCTGTGCTCGCGCAGCGGGTCGAGGAGGCTGTCCGGGCCCGTGGCGCCGCCGAGATCCCCAGCCACGACGTGGGACTGGCGATCCTCACCCCTCTGCGTGAGCTGGATCAGGTGGCTTACCTCCGGTTCGCCAGCGTGTACAAGTCGTTCGACTCTCTCGACGAATTCGAGAAGGAGATCGCCGCGCTGCGCGACGCCGCCCCCGTCCGGGAAACCGGGACGCGACACCCCGTCGCGCCACGGTCCGGGGGACGCGCACCCAAGCTCAACGGCTGAGCTGGCCTCAGCCCTGGGCACTTCTTACCGACACATCTGTTGCGGTACCTACGAGGGGGAGCACATCCATATGGCCGGAGACGGCATCACTGCAGGTCGCCAGCGCAGCCGGAACAACGGCGGCGGCAACGGCGCTGTGGCCGGGGGGCTGCGTGTGGAGCGGGTCTGGACGACCGAGGGCGTTCACCCGTACGACGAGGTCGAGTGGGAACGCCGCGACGTCGTCATGACGAACTGGCGGGACGGCTCGATCAACTTCGAGCAGCGTGGCGTGGAGTACCCGGCGTTCTGGAGCGTGAACGCGGCGAACATCGTCACGACCAAGTACTTCCGGGGCGCGGTGGGCACCCCGGAGCGGGAGTGGTCGCTCAAGCAGCTGATCGACCGGGTGGTCCAGACGTACCGCAAGGCCGGTGAGGAGTTCGGTTACTTCGCCTCCGCCGCGGACGCCGAACTGTTCGACCACGAACTGACCTGGATGCTGCTGCACCAGGTGTTCAGCTTCAACTCGCCGGTGTGGTTCAACGTCGGCACCAAATCTCCGCAGCAGGTCAGCGCCTGTTTCATCCTGTCCGTCGACGACTCGATGGATTCGATCCTCGACTGGTACAAGGAAGAGGGCCTGATCTTCAAGGGCGGTTCCGGCTCGGGTGTCAACCTGTCCCGGATCCGGTCGTCCAAGGAGCTGCTCTCGTCCGGTGGCACTGCCAGCGGCCCGGTCAGTTTCATGCGTGGCGCGGACGCCAGCGCGGGCACCATCAAGTCCGGCGGCGCCACCCGGCGCGCGGCCAAGATGGTCATCCTCGACGTCGACCACCCGGACATCGAGGAGTTCGTCTCGACGAAGGCGCGCGAGGAGGACAAGATCCGCGCGCTGCGGGACGCCGGCTTCGACATGGACCTGGGCGGCGCCGATATCGTCAGCGTCCAGTACCAGAACGCCAACAACTCGGTGCGGGTCAGCGACGAGTTCATGCGGGCGTACGAGGAGGGCGCCGAGTTCGGTCTCCGCAGCCGCCTCGACGGCGAGGTCATCGAGACCATCGACGCCAAGAAGCTGTTCCGTGGCATCGCCCAGGCCGCGTGGGAGTGCGCCGACCCCGGCCTGCAGTACGACGACATCATCAACGACTGGCACACCAACCCCGAGACCGGCCGGATCACCGCGTCCAACCCGTGCTCGGAGTACATGTCGCTGGACGACTCGTCCTGCAACCTGGCCTCACTGAACCTGATGAAGTTCCTCAAGGCCGACGGCGGCTTCGAGGTGGAGAAGTTCGTCAAGAGCGTCGAGTTCATCATCACCGCGATGGACATCTCGATCTGCTTCGCCGACTTCCCGACCGAGAAGATCGGGGTCACCACCCGGGCGTACCGCCAGCTCGGCATCGGCTACGCGAACATCGGCGCGCTGCTGATGGCCTCGGGTCTGCCGTACGACTCCGAGGGTGGCCGTAGTGTCGCCGCGGCCATCACCTCGCTGATGACCGGCACCGCGTACCGCCGCTCGGCCGAACTGGCCGGCATCGTCGGCGCGTACGACGGTTACGCCCGCAACGCCGAGCCGCACCAGCGCGTCATGCGCAAGCACGCCGCCGCCAACGACGAGGTCCGCCCGCAGGGCGCCGTCGCCACCGAGATCCTTCGCGAGGCGACCCGGCAGTGGCAGAACGGCAACAAGCTCGGCGCGAAGAACGGCTGGCGCAACGCCCAGGCCTCGGTCCTCGCCCCGACCGGCACCATCGGCCTGATGATGGACTGCGACACCACCGGTATCGAGCCGGACCTGGCCCTGGTCAAGTTCAAGAAGCTCGTCGGCGGCGGCTCCATGCAGATCGTCAACCAGACGGTCCCGCGGGCGCTGCGCAGCATCGGCTACCCCGAGGAGCAGGTCGAGGCGATCGTCGAGCACATCGCCGAGAACGGCAACGTCATCGACGCGCCCGGCCTCAAGCCGGAGCACTACGCGATCTTCGACTGCGCCATGGGCGACCGGGTGATCTCGCCGCTCGGCCACGTCAAGATGATGGCCGCGGTGCAGCCGTTCATCTCCGGCGCCATCTCCAAGACGGTCAACATGCCGGAGACAGCGACCGTCGAGGAGATCGAGGAGGTGCACTACCAGGGCTGGAAGCTGGGCCTGAAGGCACTCGCGATCTACCGCGACAACTGCAAGGTCGGCCAGCCGCTGTCGGTCGCCAAGAAGAAGACCTCCGAGATCGAGGCGCCGGTCCTGCCCGCCGCTGAGGTCGAGAAGATCATCGAGAAGGTCGTCGAGTACCGGTCGATCCGCAAGCGCCTGCCGAAGAAGCGGGCGTCCGAGACGGTGTCGTTCTCGGTCGCCGGTGCCAAAGGTTACCTGACCGCCTCGTCCTACCCGGACGACGGTCTCGGCGAGGTCTTCCTCAAGATGTCGAAGCAGGGTTCCACCCTGGCCGGCGTGATGGACGCCTTCTCGGTCGCCATCTCGATAGGGCTTCAGTACGGGGTGCCGCTGGAGACGTTCGTCAGCAAGTTCACCAACATGCGCTTCGAGCCGGCCGGCATGACCGACGACCCGGACGTGCGCATGGCGACCTCGGTGATGGACTACATCTTCCGTCGCCTGGCGCTGGACTTCCTGCCGTACGAGACCCGCGCCGAACTCGGCATCTTCACCGCCAAGGAGCGCACCGCCCAGGTCGCCGCCGAAGCAGCCGCGGAAGCCGCTGCCGAGGCCGCCCAGGTGAGCGTCGTGTCGGCGCCCTCCTCCAGCGTGACGGTGGCCGAGGTCAAGGCTGCGGCGACCCCGGTCACGGTCGCCGTCGGTTCGTCGACCGAACTGCTGGAGCTGAAGACCGGGCACGCCTCGGACGCGCCGCTCTGCTTCACCTGCGGCACGAAGATGCGCCGGGCCGGCAGTTGCTACGTCTGCGAGGGCTGCGGCTCCACCTCCGGCTGTAGCTGACACGAGTCGACGCCCGGTTCCGTACCTGTGCGGAACCGGGCGTTTGTCGTTTCTTGCGGCCGGGCCGACAATGTCCCGACGGGGCCAGGGCGGCCGTGGGGAGGAGACGCACGATGGCTAGCCCGGAGGACCTGCAGGCGGAGGCGCGGGAGGTGCTCGCGCTGCTCGAGCCGCTGGGGCCGGTGACGCCGACCGGCAGCTTCGTCTCGGGGCTGATGGTGTGGCGCGACCTGGACCTGATGCTGGCCGGCGGCCCGGACTACGGTCCGGCGGACGTCGTCGCGCTGCTCGGCCGGGTGATCACCGTTCCGGGCCTGACCGGTTTCGCCTATCACGACGAGCGTGGTGACCGGTCGCCGAGCGGGAAGCCCCGGGACGAGCGGCACCACGTCGTGCTCACCGTGGGGGAGTGGCGGGTCGACGTGTCGATCTGGCTGCACGACGACCACACCGACGTCAGCGAGTGGCACCGGGCGCTCCCCGGCCGCCTGACCGACGAAGAGCGGCGGGCGATTCTCGCGGTCAAGACGGTCTGGCATCAGCGCCCGGAGTACCCGGACGAGGTCTGCGGTTTCGACATCTGCACCGCGGTGCTGGAGAGCGGAGTCCGCACCGCGGTCGAGTTCGGCGTCTGGCTGCGCAACCGCCGTTAGCGGCTGCCCGGCCAGGAATCCCGTTATCGGCTGCCCGGTCAGGAGCCCTGTTTTGCGGCTGCCCGGCCAGGAACCCCGTTTAGCGGCTGCCGGCCAGGAACTCGGTGATCAGGCCGGCCAGTACCGCGGGCTGCTCGATCACCATGGCGTGTGAGGCGTCGGCCAGCGATACCCAACGCAGGTGCGGCACCGCCTTGGCCTGCTCGACCAGGTAACGCCGGTGCGCGGCGTACAGTTCGGCGAACGGCTCCTGCTGCGGCAGGTCGCGGGTGGCCAGGACGACCAGTTGCGGGCAGGTGGTGGCGGCGTAGACCGGGCCCAGGTCGAGCTGGTTCATCTCGGTCCGCAGCTGGGCGGTCAGCCCGGCGGACGGCCGCAGCGACGTCTCGCCGTCGTTGTGCACCAGGTTTCGGCGGAAGCCTTCGACCCAGACCTTCTCGTTGGCGCCCATGTCCCGGGCCGCCATCTGCTGCTGCTCCACCAGGTCGGGTAGCTGGTCGGCGGGGATGACCTGGCCGGCGACGGCCTGGACGGCGTCGAAGATCGCGTGCAGCCGGGCCAGCTCGGCGGCGGCCTTCTCCGGGTCGAGGCCGGGCAGGTGCTCGAGGCGGGTGGGCGGCGGGTTGCCGTCCAGGCTGACCACACCGGGGGAGTCGGGGTGCCGCTGGCCCCAGAGGGCGGCCAGCATGCCGCCGAGGGAGTGGCCGACCACGGCGGGCCGCTCGATCTCCAGCTGGGCGCAGACGGCGGCCAGGTCGCCGAGGGCGTTGTCCCACGTCCAGTCGCCGTCGGCGGACCGGCCGTGCCCGCGCAGGTCGAGGGTGACCACCCGGTGGTGCGGGCGCAGCGCCCGGGCCAGGGTGGTCATCTGGGCGAGGTTGCCGCCGGCGCCGTGCACGAGCAGGAGCGGTGGCTGGTCGCCACCGAAGTCACGGACCGCGAGCTGCACGGAGCCGGCGTCGATGAGACGGTCGTTGATCATTGATTTCCCTCGGTGGGTAGACGGTCCCGGATCGCGGTGACGGGCACGCCCCCGTCCGGGTGCCGGGGCAGCCGGCCGCGGCGGACCAGGTCGTGCACTGCCTGGCGGGTGATGCCGAGCATCGCGCCGGCGGTGGCATAGGAGACGGCTTGGGCGTACGGGTGGCCGGCTCGCCGGAGCACGATCTGCCCGAACGGGCTGCGCCACCAGTCGGCCGGCGGGTTGAACGGCTGATCGCCGGAGTGGAGCGTGCCGATCAGCCGGGCGATCAGGTGGACCGCTGCGGTGTCGTCGTCGCCGGTCAGCACCCGGGCCCACTCGCCGGCCCGCACCCGCAGCAGGTCACGCATCGCGCCGACCGGCTGATCGTCCTGCAGCAGGATCTCCAGCGGGTCGAGCAGGCGGCTGTCGAGCATGCTCATGAGCTGCCCGGTCAGGTCCACACAGCAATCCTGGCGCTACTTGACGGCGACTGTCAAGTAGCGCCCGAACGGCCGGGACAGTACGGTGTGTGCGCCCGCCCCGGGGAGGATCAAGAGTGCCTACGCGTCTGGCCGTGCTCGGCGCGGTCGTCATGCTGTTCGCCGTGTCCGGCTGCACAGCTGACAACGAGACCGCCGCCATCGTCGAACCCGCTCCGTCGGAGTCGGCCGTCGAGATTCCCGCCGCCGCGGCCGGCGGCGCCTGCATCCTGTGGGACTACGACCTGATCCAGCAGACGGTCGGCATCCGCTTCGAGGTGGCCGCCTCCGACCAGGTCGACGACACGTCGAGCTGCGTGGTGCAGAAGACCGATGAGCCCTGGCCCGACCTGTCGCTGTCCGTGGTCGAGACGACCAAGGCGAACGCCGAGGTCTTCCTGGAGGAGCGGATGCCGGCGAAAGCGGCGAAGCTCAAGGGGCTGGGCCGCGCCGGGTACCGCGCTTACGGCCAGCCCGCCGGCGAGCACGGGATCAGCACCGAGATCGGCTGGCTCAGCGAGGCCAAGCAGCTCCAGACGCTCCGCCTCACCTTCCCGAAGGGGACCCCCGCGGCTGAGGTGAAGAAGTTCGACGCCGGACTGCTCGACCTCGCCAAAGCGCTGAGCACCACCAACGGCTAGCGGCTAACGGGCCGCCACGAAGACGCGGGACGCGACCTCACGCGGCAGGCGGATCTTGTCGCCGGCCGAACCGTCGATGGTCACCCCGTCGCGCTCCTGAGCCACCGTCACCGTCGTGCCCGGGTTGATGCCGGCCGCGTGCAGCTGGCGCAGCACGTCGGAGTTGGACTGCACGCTCTCGCAGATGCGGCGGATGACGACACTGCCGGTCAGCCCCGGGAAGGCCAGATTGCGCTCGCCCTGGGTGAGGATCTCGGAGGTGTCGTCGGGGGCGCCGAGGTGTTCGAGGCCGGGGATCGGGTTCCCGTACGGCGAACGGGTCGGCTTGTTCAGCAGCTCGTAGACGCGTTTCTCGACGGCGTCGCTCATCACGTGCTCCCAGCGGCAGGCCTCCTCGTGGGCCTCCTCGTAGGGCATCCCGATGACGTTGACGAGCAGCAGCTCGGCGAGACGGTGTTTACGCATGACGCCGACGGCGGTGTCACGGCCCAGGTCGGTGAGCACGAGGTGGCGGTCGCCCTCGACGGTCAGCAGACCGTCCCGCTCCATGCGGGCCACGGTCTGGCTCACCGTGGGGCCGCTCTGGTGCAGGCGCTCAGCGATCCGGGCGCGAAGCGCGGGAACGCCCTCTTCCTCGAGCTCCAGGATGGTGCGAAGGTACATCTCGGTGGTGTCGACGAGATCGTTCACGATGTGGTCCTCCCAGCAGCGATAATACCGCGTTGCGTTGGGCTGACCTCCGCCCTGGACAAGTGCCTGAAGACCCTACCCGACGCCGGAACACGTGTGCTAACGGCACATCGTCCCCTCCGGGGGACGGAACCACGTGGGAGCATGGCTCGCATGGCGGACGACACGACAGCGGTGGTCTGGGACAGCACCCTGCTGGACTACGACATGGGTGATCATCCCCTCAACCCGGTGCGTGTCGAGTTGACCATGGCACTCGCCCGCGAACTCGGTGTTCTGGACCGCCCCGGCGTTCAGATGATCACTCCGGTCGAGGCGAGTGAGATCGATCTCACCCGAGTGCACCGCGCCGACTATCTGGACGCCGTCCGGCTGGCCCCGATCGACCCGTTCTTCACCGGCTGGGGCCTGAACACCCCGGACAATCCGGTCTTCGACGACATGCACCGGGCCTCCGCCCGGATCTGCGGCGCCACCCTGGCCGCCGCGCGGGCGGTGTGGCACGGGGTGTCCCGGCGCGCGGTCAACGTGGCCGGCGGCCTGCACCACGCGATGCCGGCCCGGGCCGCCGGTTTCTGCGTCTACAACGACCCCGCCGTGGCGATCGCCTGGCTGCTGGAGAACGGCGCCCAGCGGGTCGCCTACATCGACGTCGACGTGCATCACGGCGACGGGGTGCAGACCGTCTTCTACGACGACCCGCGGGTGCTCACGGTGAGCCTGCACGAGACGCCCCTGGCACTCTTTCCGGGCACCGGTTTCGCCGACGAGACCGGCGGGCCGGGGGCCGAGGGCACCGCCGTCAACGTGCCGCTGCCACCGGGCACCGGTGACGACGGCTGGCTGCGGGCCTTCCACGCGGTCGTCCCGTCGGTGGTCCGCGCCTTCGCCCCGGAGATCATCATCAGTCAGTGCGGCGCCGACACGCACCGTCTCGACCCGCTCGCCGACCTGCGCCTGTCGGTGGACGGCCAGCGGGCCGCCTACATCGCGATGCGCGCCCTGGCCGACGAGATCTGCGACGGCCGCTGGGTGGCCACCGGCGGCGGCGGGTACGCCTTGGTCGAGGTGGTGCCACGGGCGTGGACCCACCTGCTGG from Actinoplanes derwentensis includes these protein-coding regions:
- a CDS encoding alpha/beta fold hydrolase, yielding MINDRLIDAGSVQLAVRDFGGDQPPLLLVHGAGGNLAQMTTLARALRPHHRVVTLDLRGHGRSADGDWTWDNALGDLAAVCAQLEIERPAVVGHSLGGMLAALWGQRHPDSPGVVSLDGNPPPTRLEHLPGLDPEKAAAELARLHAIFDAVQAVAGQVIPADQLPDLVEQQQMAARDMGANEKVWVEGFRRNLVHNDGETSLRPSAGLTAQLRTEMNQLDLGPVYAATTCPQLVVLATRDLPQQEPFAELYAAHRRYLVEQAKAVPHLRWVSLADASHAMVIEQPAVLAGLITEFLAGSR
- a CDS encoding vitamin B12-dependent ribonucleotide reductase; the encoded protein is MAGDGITAGRQRSRNNGGGNGAVAGGLRVERVWTTEGVHPYDEVEWERRDVVMTNWRDGSINFEQRGVEYPAFWSVNAANIVTTKYFRGAVGTPEREWSLKQLIDRVVQTYRKAGEEFGYFASAADAELFDHELTWMLLHQVFSFNSPVWFNVGTKSPQQVSACFILSVDDSMDSILDWYKEEGLIFKGGSGSGVNLSRIRSSKELLSSGGTASGPVSFMRGADASAGTIKSGGATRRAAKMVILDVDHPDIEEFVSTKAREEDKIRALRDAGFDMDLGGADIVSVQYQNANNSVRVSDEFMRAYEEGAEFGLRSRLDGEVIETIDAKKLFRGIAQAAWECADPGLQYDDIINDWHTNPETGRITASNPCSEYMSLDDSSCNLASLNLMKFLKADGGFEVEKFVKSVEFIITAMDISICFADFPTEKIGVTTRAYRQLGIGYANIGALLMASGLPYDSEGGRSVAAAITSLMTGTAYRRSAELAGIVGAYDGYARNAEPHQRVMRKHAAANDEVRPQGAVATEILREATRQWQNGNKLGAKNGWRNAQASVLAPTGTIGLMMDCDTTGIEPDLALVKFKKLVGGGSMQIVNQTVPRALRSIGYPEEQVEAIVEHIAENGNVIDAPGLKPEHYAIFDCAMGDRVISPLGHVKMMAAVQPFISGAISKTVNMPETATVEEIEEVHYQGWKLGLKALAIYRDNCKVGQPLSVAKKKTSEIEAPVLPAAEVEKIIEKVVEYRSIRKRLPKKRASETVSFSVAGAKGYLTASSYPDDGLGEVFLKMSKQGSTLAGVMDAFSVAISIGLQYGVPLETFVSKFTNMRFEPAGMTDDPDVRMATSVMDYIFRRLALDFLPYETRAELGIFTAKERTAQVAAEAAAEAAAEAAQVSVVSAPSSSVTVAEVKAAATPVTVAVGSSTELLELKTGHASDAPLCFTCGTKMRRAGSCYVCEGCGSTSGCS
- a CDS encoding acetoin utilization protein AcuC is translated as MADDTTAVVWDSTLLDYDMGDHPLNPVRVELTMALARELGVLDRPGVQMITPVEASEIDLTRVHRADYLDAVRLAPIDPFFTGWGLNTPDNPVFDDMHRASARICGATLAAARAVWHGVSRRAVNVAGGLHHAMPARAAGFCVYNDPAVAIAWLLENGAQRVAYIDVDVHHGDGVQTVFYDDPRVLTVSLHETPLALFPGTGFADETGGPGAEGTAVNVPLPPGTGDDGWLRAFHAVVPSVVRAFAPEIIISQCGADTHRLDPLADLRLSVDGQRAAYIAMRALADEICDGRWVATGGGGYALVEVVPRAWTHLLAVATGEPLDPATRVPDQWRSLAAARRPGATIPEAMTDGTEPSVSPWPGTSEDPIDRAVLATRTAVFPLHGLDPHDPRD
- the lexA gene encoding transcriptional repressor LexA, which encodes MSTDDRTSQQHQIRKPETARRRTTGASRSRAGEPPQLRSVTPVGNVPEVVATDLTARQRRILEFIRTWVEKYGYPPSVREIGEAVGLVSPSSVAYQLKALETKGYLRRDPNRPRAVDVRGPSEMVDDETLRAARPQPAYVPLLGRIAAGGPILAEQSIEEFFPLPRELVGEGDVFMLEVKGDSMIDAAICNGDWVVVRQQPNAEAGDIVAAMIDGEATVKSYRQRDGHVWLMPANPAFDPIPGDDATIMGRVVAVLRRV
- a CDS encoding metal-dependent transcriptional regulator — protein: MVNDLVDTTEMYLRTILELEEEGVPALRARIAERLHQSGPTVSQTVARMERDGLLTVEGDRHLVLTDLGRDTAVGVMRKHRLAELLLVNVIGMPYEEAHEEACRWEHVMSDAVEKRVYELLNKPTRSPYGNPIPGLEHLGAPDDTSEILTQGERNLAFPGLTGSVVIRRICESVQSNSDVLRQLHAAGINPGTTVTVAQERDGVTIDGSAGDKIRLPREVASRVFVAAR
- the nrdR gene encoding transcriptional regulator NrdR, which codes for MRCPYCRHADSRVVDSREADDGQLIRRRRSCTECGKRFTTVEEAVLAVVKRSGVTEPFSRTKIMSGVRKACQGRPVDEDSIAVLAQRVEEAVRARGAAEIPSHDVGLAILTPLRELDQVAYLRFASVYKSFDSLDEFEKEIAALRDAAPVRETGTRHPVAPRSGGRAPKLNG